The genomic stretch AAGTGGCTATTTTTTCATATCCAATATCACTAACGCCAACTTGCCCAAATCCAGTTTTTCAGAAAGTTGTGGTTACTAAGGAGTATAAAATGGAAGAATTGTTAACTTTGCGTCAATATATAGAGGAGAAAAATTACCATCAAGCCCTCGAATTGATAGCAGAATTAGAGGAAATGTCAAAAGAAGATAAACTAAATAAAATTTTTAGTTATGCAGTTATTTTATTATTACATTTAATCAAACAACAAGCAGAAAAAAGAACAACTCGCTCTTGGGATTTTTCTATTTATAATTCTACTAAAGAAATAAAAAAAATTAATAAAAGGCGTAAATCAGGTGGTTATTATGCCACTGAAGAAGAATTAAGAGAAATAATAGCGGATGCCTTTGATACGGCGATAAGAAAAGCATCTTTAGAAGCATTTGAAGGAAAATATAGTTCGGAAGAATTAATAACAAAAATTGATTCTAATTCGATTCAATCTTCTGCTTTAAAATTGATTTTATTTTAGAACAAAATATTTAGTCAAAGATTTATATATCCTGTCTAATATTAGGTTCGATTAAATAATTATAGTAGAATTTTTCGCAAAGACCCCAAAAAAAGCAAAGCATCATTATAACTGATTATCCAAACTAGAGATAAATGATTACTGCACAATTAATTGATCTCCTCTTTTGGTAGTCTTTCCATCTTCTCTTTTTCCTAATTTTCCATATCTTCCACAGAAGGAGAAGAAGATTCAGCAAAATAGCTATAGTAAAGATAACCGGCTAAAACTGCTCCTAAAATGGGGGCGAACCAAAATAACCATAATTGTCCTATAATTTCGATATTGCCCGAAAATAGTGCAACTCCAGTACTTCTAGCAGGATTAACTGAAGTGTTAGTAACAGGAATACTTATTAAATGAATTAATGTTAACCCTAAACCAATGGGGATAGGTGCAAAACCAGCAGGCGCTCTTCTATCTGTTGAACCTAAAATAATAATTAGAAAAATAAAAGTCATTATTATTTCAGTAATTAA from Geminocystis sp. NIES-3709 encodes the following:
- a CDS encoding DUF29 family protein, whose amino-acid sequence is MEELLTLRQYIEEKNYHQALELIAELEEMSKEDKLNKIFSYAVILLLHLIKQQAEKRTTRSWDFSIYNSTKEIKKINKRRKSGGYYATEEELREIIADAFDTAIRKASLEAFEGKYSSEELITKIDSNSIQSSALKLILF